GTATAATTTATTTGGAAATATTCTCCTGAATTTCATCAATTAACTGTATATCGCGGAATCCGGGATCAACCGGAAGAAGTATCATGCCGTTCAGAAAAAAGCGGAGCCGCCATTCATCAATAAAAGCCGGTAATATCCCTCATTCTCGATTCATTTTACCATAAACAGGATTCTGGCTCAAGGCGGAGAACCGTTCCCGCCGGAAAAGAACCGTTATATCACGGTATGTCTCCTTAATAAACCATTAAGCCAGGAGGTCCCGCCATGTTAACCGATAACAGCAAAGGCATTCAAAAATTTATCCTCCATCGTCTCTGGCAGATTCATGAGGAGATCGTCAAACTTGACCCGGAATACGGGGAGCTTGGAGAGGAACCAGGTCAATTGCTGAAACAGCTCGCCGCCAAGTTGACTCCGGAAGACCAAAAACTCCTGGACCGTTATGATTGCCGCCGGATGGATCAGATGAACCGGCAGGACGAATTGATCTATAGTGAGGGATTGATGGACGGGATGTTATTCGGGTATTGGGTCGCCATGGCGGGGCAGGGAGTGGAAAGGATCAGGGTCTGATGCAAAGGCGGTCGGCGCCGCTTCCATCGTCCCGGGTTGCGTTCTGACACGCAAATAGCGGATTTTCAAAATAGAGACAATCTATGCGTAACAGGGTTTATAATGGATTAAAGCCATCGTTGTATGCTACTTGCGAATGATGAATTCATTTTGAAAGGAAGTGCGCTTATGGATACATCAAAAAAGCCATTATTCAGTCATATTGACTGTATAGAACTCTACACTCCGGACATACAGCAGGGAATTGAATATTATTGCAACAGTCTTGGGTTGAAAGTTTTATGGAAATCCGCTTCCGAAGCGGGCCTTGGAATGAGTGAGGGAATCACCGAAATTGTCATTCAGAACCAGCGCAAAGAACAGAATATTGATATCAAAGTCGATTCCGTAATCGAAGCGGTGAAAGAAATCGAAAAGGCGGGAGGTCAAATCATCTACGGGCCTTTTGACATTCGAATCGGGAAATGCGCAGTTGTAAAAGATCCCTGGAACAATCGATATGTAATCTTAGACACTACCAAAGGCACCTATATTACTGACCATGACGGGAATATTATTGGACAGAACAAACCTTGAGTCCGTCCCTGAATCATGAGAGGATAGCCGGGTTGATTTAGGAATTCTTTTTGGGGGGAGCGAACAACCATCAAAAAACCAATTCCTGCGATCGGAACTGGTTTAGGGAAAGTGAAGATATGGAATGAGGAGAATGAGAAGTATATTTCAGGCCGGTAGGAGTTCCGGGAGTGGACTTCCCGGTTGTGGCGGGAGCTTATTCTTCCCATTCTTCTTTTCCCGCCTCGTTCATCAGCCGGGCATATATGCAATGAATCCTTGATGGATATGATTTGCGAAAATAACGAATGCTTCACCGTGGGGAACTATGAATCGGACGAAGGCGATGGAGGAAGTGAGGGTGTTGTTGGAATTTATTAGATTTAAGTATTTGTGAGACGGAAAATAATTTTAAACCAGTCCTCTTTTGATTCTTAATCACTTAACTTATCATATTTATATTTTATCCTTCGAATATCATAAACATTCACAGTTGAACATCTATAAAGGGTTTCATCAAATATCGCCAGATTATAACCATCTTTATTCATTGTACTTTGATACTCTATACCCGCAAATCCACAGCTTTTGATAAAATCACTGATATATTGAGTAGGTAGATAATCAAGCAAACTATCATGTCTACGCATGGGTTTGGCGATATCATGACTTATTTTTTGTAGATGTTTTTTATTTACTGCATGAAACTTTTTATCGCTCCCCCAAAAAGGGCTAATCTGATCCACATGTGTTAAATCAATTACCTCGATATCCTGTTTTAAAATAAACTTTCCAACCGCCACATAATCATAAATGCCTGCCCTAATTTCATTGATAGCCGTTACAGCTGTATCGGCAAGGTACAGACAACTTATACCTGCAGAATTAGCTCTTCCAGCTGTAGCTTTATCTGAGGGTGGCGCACCCATTTCATCAGTATTAAAGCCGGTCTTATCGGTACAAATTCTTGCTCTGTAAAATACTTTTCTCGTCTTATATGATTTCTTAATAAGATTACATAAACTAAAGAATTTTTCTTTATTTATACAATCCGTATGGAAACGGTTAATCGTTTTTAATCCTTCAACGAAATCCTCCCACTCGCAAGTTTTCATAATTGAATTTTCTTGAAGATATTCTTCTTGATTCAATTCCAAAATCCCAATCGGTGCATTAAACAATTCGGGATGTTCTTCATATCTCTTATGACAGATACCAACTATAGCCTTGTCTGCTAGATCACTATCGAGATTAAAAATATTCCATCGTATACAAAGTTCATCTTTTAATAAGTTCCTATCCTCGGAAGGATAGTTATTAGGCAAATCGTCATTAATAGTATAGATATCTAATAGATCATCAAACATCCCTTCTAATTGATTATTGGTATCAGTATTGTATATAAAAACATTTTCTTTTCCACATAATTCACAAGCACCAATTTGATTTAACTTTTCAATGGTAGCTCTTATTATTGTATCTTTAAAACATTCTTTACAACATATCATCACTATTCCACCTCATCAAGGTATTGTCCAATCAGCTCAATGTGGTGCATTATTGTAAGCTTTTTAATTGTTCCCAGCCCGGGATATGTTTCATTTTTAAAATGCATTAAAAGTTCCTTCAATCCCAATGTATTCATTTTATGTGTCATATCCCAATTATTGAGTTTCTTCAACGCCTCATAAAATTTTCCCGCCGGATTTGTGATATCCTCATTGGAATCAGAAACAAAATGCTTAATACGCAAACTCTTATCTTCTGCAAAATAAACGACATGTAAAGCTACGGCATAGGGTGCAAAGCCAGCTTCTAAAAAATTATCTCCTACAATAGAAAAGTCCGAAAAACCAATGAACTCATCATCTTGATAAAATAAATGATCATCGGAAAAGGGCTCATCAATTTCTGCATAATCAGTATTTCGATTCTGTTTTTCAAACTTGTCATCAAGTAAAATCCTATTGCTTTTAATTTTACGTCTAAAAACACTTTCATCGGGAATCAACGAATAACGAGGAGATTCTGTGGAAAACTCTTCTGAATAAAGATCAATAAAATCACGATTATTACATATGACCATTAAATCTTTTTTATTGAATTCTTTTATTTTTAACTGAGTAAGTTCTGACTGTGAACTGGTATTAAAAATATGAGCTTTTATTACCAGCTGGTTTCTTAATAATTCTTCATACTTTTTCGAAATTTCGCTTTTCTTTTCGTCTTTTAAATCTTTGAGGAACGAACCCACTTGAGGATTATGGATGATGGCTATTTCATTTTCATTTTGAATATACGAATTTAAAGTATTAATCAATGTTGAAGATAATTTTATCGGCTCAATAACAGGCATGACATGTTTTCCAAGACGTTTAGAATCCACTAACTCACTCAAAGCCAGCAACTCGTATTGTCGACCCCGTAAGTACGGAAAATACATATCATTAACCCCCAAACTCGTTATTCAAGAACAAATTCAGCTGTTGATACTCACCTTTTTTAAACTTCGCAAAATAAGCCAGAAATTTCAATTCATAAGGTATATTTTTGTATTCCTCAATTTCTATATTAGTTCTCTTTTTTAATTCATTCAACATATAATAATAAGATTTTTCGAGGTGAATATTCTTAAAAAGTTTATAACATTGATTATAATGATTGACTTGC
Above is a genomic segment from Hydrogenispora ethanolica containing:
- a CDS encoding VOC family protein, whose translation is MDTSKKPLFSHIDCIELYTPDIQQGIEYYCNSLGLKVLWKSASEAGLGMSEGITEIVIQNQRKEQNIDIKVDSVIEAVKEIEKAGGQIIYGPFDIRIGKCAVVKDPWNNRYVILDTTKGTYITDHDGNIIGQNKP
- a CDS encoding sce7725 family protein, which gives rise to MYFPYLRGRQYELLALSELVDSKRLGKHVMPVIEPIKLSSTLINTLNSYIQNENEIAIIHNPQVGSFLKDLKDEKKSEISKKYEELLRNQLVIKAHIFNTSSQSELTQLKIKEFNKKDLMVICNNRDFIDLYSEEFSTESPRYSLIPDESVFRRKIKSNRILLDDKFEKQNRNTDYAEIDEPFSDDHLFYQDDEFIGFSDFSIVGDNFLEAGFAPYAVALHVVYFAEDKSLRIKHFVSDSNEDITNPAGKFYEALKKLNNWDMTHKMNTLGLKELLMHFKNETYPGLGTIKKLTIMHHIELIGQYLDEVE
- a CDS encoding RES family NAD+ phosphorylase, whose product is MICCKECFKDTIIRATIEKLNQIGACELCGKENVFIYNTDTNNQLEGMFDDLLDIYTINDDLPNNYPSEDRNLLKDELCIRWNIFNLDSDLADKAIVGICHKRYEEHPELFNAPIGILELNQEEYLQENSIMKTCEWEDFVEGLKTINRFHTDCINKEKFFSLCNLIKKSYKTRKVFYRARICTDKTGFNTDEMGAPPSDKATAGRANSAGISCLYLADTAVTAINEIRAGIYDYVAVGKFILKQDIEVIDLTHVDQISPFWGSDKKFHAVNKKHLQKISHDIAKPMRRHDSLLDYLPTQYISDFIKSCGFAGIEYQSTMNKDGYNLAIFDETLYRCSTVNVYDIRRIKYKYDKLSD